GGGTTTCACGAACCGAATCGGATACTTCGAGCAGAATGTCGCCGTCGCGATCAGCCTTGACCAATTGCCAGACCGTCAGGCGATCGTCCAGTGGCAAGGCTTCGAGGATGTAGGCAACGTCGGCGGAGTGCAGATCATCGAGCTTGCGTTGCAACTCGACGAGGTTTTGCCGGTGAACCAGGTTCTCGACCCGGTCGTGATGCGGACCTTCCTGGCGATGAGTCAGGTCTTCGACCACCCGCTGGCGCTGCAGCAGCTCAACGACTTGAGCGAGGCGGTCCTGCAAGCTTTCCTGCGTTTTCTTTACTTCAACTTCAGACATAGGCGAACTCCACTCCCAGCAGCGGGGCACGCCGGAAGGATCAATCAGTCAATTCATGATTGTAGAAACGGGGTACTGAGTAACTACTGGGTAAGTCCATGGAGGTATTCCACAAGCCCCGGCGGGGCTGACGGGCGCAATGATAACACCGCCTGACGGTTTTAAACGTTAAAAAATCGCGGCTGAAACAAGTGCTTGCGAGACAAACTTGAGCGCCATCCTGATCCATGAAACTGCGACGACTTATCCTGAAAAGAAAACACACTGTCGCCCGAAAATGTAATGACTACCCTTGATGGAGACCGTCATGGAGGACGTCGAATGCCATCCAATGTTCATTATTTGCTTGCCGCCCTGCTCTGCCTGCCGCCCCAGGCGCTTGCTATGACCGTTCACCGGTGCGAAGCCGCCAATGGGCACATCACTTTCACGACCTTGAGCTGTACGGCCGGAGAAAGCCTCTCACTTCAGGACGTACGCACGTTTTTGCCAGGTAGCGCGACGCCCCTGATGCCAGAAGCCGAGTTTCGCGAAACATCAGGTACGAAAATTCAAAGGAGGGAGCCAACGGTCGTTGGCCAGTCCGAGGGCAAATGTGGAAATCTGCTCAGCACGAAGGAACGCCGCATAGCGATCATCAATCAGCGGGTCGTTGCCGGCATGAGCCAGCAGGATGTCGAAAGTGCTCTCGGCAAACCAGACAAGATCAGCACGCGCAATTCAGCCACAAGCTATCGCTACGACAACAAGCGAGGGCGCAGTGCTCACATCGAGTTCGACGAGAAA
This genomic stretch from Pseudomonas wuhanensis harbors:
- a CDS encoding cell envelope protein SmpA: MPSNVHYLLAALLCLPPQALAMTVHRCEAANGHITFTTLSCTAGESLSLQDVRTFLPGSATPLMPEAEFRETSGTKIQRREPTVVGQSEGKCGNLLSTKERRIAIINQRVVAGMSQQDVESALGKPDKISTRNSATSYRYDNKRGRSAHIEFDEKGCTKEKAKSQTAKSPR